The nucleotide window GCGTTTCCTACGGACATTCTCTGTAACCTTCTGCAGAGTTGAGAGAAGACCTGGTATAACGGGATTGTTGCTCGTCCAAGTGATTAAttggttaattaattaatttactaTGCAACCCATGTGTTGAATAGCTTCAGCAAGTCATTGACGTGGTTAAAACCAAAGAACCAACTGTATGAAACGGAACATCCATAAAAAGGAACGAAATCTCTCTGTTATTGCAGACACACTGTGAAATGATTACATCTTCGTGTGATCAAGAAACGGGAGGCTGGACACTAGTCGCGCGCATTCATGGTATGTCGGGAGATTTCTCACCTACCAGTCCTCTTTGGGCCAATGAGGATGTTATAAGTCCTTGGGACGCCGCTGATCTCACGCGCACGACGTCAATGAAAAATCCTGGATGGTTCTCTGTGCCAAATAGGGCAGTGCGCGTTTGTTACAGTGGTCCTCGCAGCGATTGCGCATCCTTCACGCATAATCGTGGTCTCACATTGACTCAGTTCTTTGGAACTCAATTTGCGGTGGAGGTGGAAGAAGAATACACTTTTGAGACCTTGATGAAAAAGTTTGGAAAACATCTGGATCTTGGGCATTTAAAAACTGTAAGTGTGAATTATCAAGTTTGCGAGAAAATGCTTATGATCCCGGGGAAGCATGGCGACTAGGTTCAGAGCCCCTTTCCTGAAAGGAAAGGTACTGGTAACGACGTCTCAATCGTGTCACATAAATGCAAATATTTAATGCTCACGCACATAGAACAAAGGGGCTGCAAAACTCTTAAAAGCCCTAAACCGTAAAAAATGACAGAGCTCTTCACTAACTCGGATGCATACAGGTAAAAGTGCTTTGATGAGTGTTACCTCTTCTCACGATTTCTCACTTATCTTGCATTCACAGGAATGGTGTGGCCTCAATCTTGGTAACCTTTGCAATCTAATCGCGGACCCTAACAACAACCCTGGAACCCATATCTGCCGCATTGGCTGTATCGGCGACACAAGTCTCCCTCGGTCACCAAATGGATGCAATCCCGATGACTACGCTCTAGGCATCGGAGTGTCAAGTTGTAACTCCCCAGGAGGGTGCCATGGACGCGTCTCAACCACCAGCAGCTTGCACTATAGCATGTATTCACACTACGGGGACTATCAGCAAACTGCATTTATCTATGTGAAGTAATGACTCCGGTTATTTTCTGTTGAATTCGGTGGCATTGATGGGTTTTAGATGCATGCCCAATGTTTTTATAAGTAAGGCAGATAATTTTCTTTCTCCAACTATATCTCGAAAACCGTAATGCGTTCCcgccaaaacaaaatttttcattcACTGGTTATAACTTTATCCAGTTTAAGCCACAAAAAGGTTTCGTTTACCAAAGGAGCGGGATGGGTGGTCGGAGGGGAGTCTGGAACGCTGGCCTGCGTATGCTATTGACACTGGTGTTGC belongs to Acropora muricata isolate sample 2 chromosome 9, ASM3666990v1, whole genome shotgun sequence and includes:
- the LOC136929968 gene encoding uncharacterized protein, with the translated sequence MRIFEAFSVLIWFASFVSSTYGEKEDMHKRSYTVNPGKILFCPSARAGPPGPPGPPGLPGRDGRDGRDCPPCNCGGGAAAAPLPPVESPCPGPSPLLPQGPSTGGPAEGLGSFHNPAKSCDDILTSIPGAQSGVYWFQAARGRPYQTHCEMITSSCDQETGGWTLVARIHGMSGDFSPTSPLWANEDVISPWDAADLTRTTSMKNPGWFSVPNRAVRVCYSGPRSDCASFTHNRGLTLTQFFGTQFAVEVEEEYTFETLMKKFGKHLDLGHLKTEWCGLNLGNLCNLIADPNNNPGTHICRIGCIGDTSLPRSPNGCNPDDYALGIGVSSCNSPGGCHGRVSTTSSLHYSMYSHYGDYQQTAFIYVK